The Halobacteriovorax sp. HLS DNA segment ATTTTAGTAATGAAAACGTATAGCAACGAATGACTGGAACTTAGTGTGATTAACAAAAGAAAAGAGTGGGAAATTCATTTGAGAAACAAAAAAGCCCCCTAGAAAGGAGGCTTTTCAATCATTGAGGAAGCTTAGTTCGTTCAATGTAAAATGGTGGTCCATATGATCGCTTATACGAACTTTTCTTCCTCAGTCGTAAGGTATTAATATAATTCTGTTTTTTCCTTGAGTTGGTTGTTTTCCTCAGTGATTATTATCTGAATAAGTTGTAGTGCTTAAATGAGTTTTCAATAAGTTAAAAGCTTGGAATAATTTAGTGAGGAAACAACTGAGGTTATGGTTATATATGAAATTATTGAAGAGATTATTTGGAATACCGGAAAAAGAAGACTTAAAAGGGATATCTCTTTTGAAAGGGGAAAACTGGAGAGTGACAGGAGTTGAAGATTCCGTAAAGCTATTTCGCTCCATTTATGATCTTGTACCAGAAGGCTCTGTATTATTACTTGAAGGTGGTGCGGCTCCCGAGCATTTAGAGTCTTTCTTTGAAGAATATAAATCTACAAAGATCACTAAGGTTGCCCCAGGTACGATTTGGCCATACTCAGATGGTGTTCACCTATCAGTAACTAATGATATGTGTATGAAGTTATCAGAATTAGCTATGAATCTAGCTGAGCCAGAAATAGGAATTCATATACATGTTTACAAGGATGATACAGTTTTACTTGAGTGGCATGATGCTTTCGATGAAGACTTGTACATTTCAAGATTTGTAGAAGAATCAGATGTAAAAAAGTTCTGCGATTTCAACTTAGCTACTTATAAATTATTTTCTTATCCTTAAGTATTAACTTCTATTTTAAGAAAAGTCTCCAGGAACCATTTCTGAATTAGACATAAATAGGTCCAATCCGAAGACTTGGGTTTAAAGTATTGAGTTAAACTCTATTTTTTAACTATCTTCTTTAATTTCTTTATTTCATCCTCAAGAGACTGAAGTCTTTACTACAGATGGTTTGATCTTATTTCTTCTTAACCAATCTGATAACTCAGCTAGAAATAAGTCCCTTGATTGAAAACTTTTTAAATCAAATTTTAAAGTGGAATTGTCCTGAGTTACTTTTAATGAATAAACTAATTCATTTCCTGTTTTTGTTCGTTTCAAAATATGAGTTGCTAAGAAAAGTCTTTTTCCCTTGATTTTAAATTGAGTAATATAATTTGGGAGTAAGTAGCTACCTGCGAAGTAAAAATCTCTATATTCACATTCGTAGTTGAGGATCTTTCCGAAGCAGTTATTTGTAATTAGGACTCGGTCTATACAGAACATAATCGAAACAACTTTTCTACTGAATATGAAAGAAACAATTGTACTAATAATGAATAAAAAAATAAATAAGGCTATTTGATTCCTAAGGCTCTCATTATATGCAAGAAAAGGAACACTAAAGGTAATGAAGTAAAGTACTACAGAAAGCCAAAGAGGTTTATATTGCTCATGAGTTCGTTCTAGAATTAAAATTTTTTTGTTATCAGACATATTAATTACTCATATCTTTTTTTTTACGTAAAAAGTAAATTGATACCTTTTGGAGAGCAAAGAAAAAGATAGCAATGAACGAGTAGAGAGGAAGAGTTTTTAATTCTATTGATTTGTTTTCACTAAATAGAATTATTAATCCAATTATAAAACTTGTTGAAAACCAACAAAGGTATTTAATCCGTTTCTCAAGGTCTTTTTCTTTCATAATTAGTAATTGTGCAATCTTAACGGTAATTGCCACAAGAAGCTGAGCAATAATCAGAAAACAGATAATAGCAAACTTATTGGTTGAAATCGATTTTGGAGCCAATGACTTATAGAAGGCTAAGAATTGTTCATAATACTCATACATATTGCTATTTTAACATAGTTTCTAGGAGAGTTGATAAGGGAGGTTAAACAATAAAAGTATTATTTTAGCTTTAAATTTATGCCTCTTTTGAAAATGTTAGAAGCGGTGGTCAATAATGTAAAAAACAAAGAATTAGAAAATTCATTTTAATTCTTAGAATATTATTTTTTATGATACCACTTTCTTTGATTTAGGTATGAAAAAGCCCCCTAAAGAGGAGGCTTTTCAAACATTGAGGAAGCTTAGTTCGTTCAATGTAAAATGGTGGAGCATGCAAGATTTGAACTTGCGACCACCCGGTTATGAGCCGGGGGCTCTAACCAACTGAGCTAATGCTCCATATATTGCTGGTTTGACTTCATAATATAAAATGTTCTGGTTATAATGTAAATTGGGAATTTTCTAAAAAAGGTGACTATGAGCAGCAAGATATCATTTGAAAAGTATTGCGCAACAGGTAACGACTTCGTTGTAGTGGATAATAGGACAAATTCTTTTGATCCTAAGAATAAGCAATTGTGGCAGAAGGTTTGTGATCGACGCTTTGGTGTTGGTGCTGACGGAGTTTTATTTTTTAACGACAGCAGTAAGTATGATTTTGAAATGGTCTATCTAAATGCTGATGGTGGAGAGGTTGGAATGTGCGGAAATGGCGCAAGGGCCTTAACTACCTTTGCTAGCAAAATTCAATTCGACAAGAGAAGCTTTTCTTTTAAAACAAGAAATGGTGTTTATGAAAGTGAGGTTTTAAAGTCCGGAGAAGTTAAGTTGCAGATGACTGAGCTTTACGATGAGTCTAGATATGAAGTCTCTGATCTTCTTGAGAGTAATGCTAGTTTCTTTGTAAACACAGGTGTTGCTCATAGTGTATTCTTTGTTGATTCGGTTAAGGAGCTTGATATCTCTAAGCTTGGAAGTCGTGTTAGATATGATGAAAGGTTTGTCGATGGTTGTAATGCGAACTTTGTTCAAGTGCAGGGTGAGGGCTCGCTTGCTTTAAGAACCTATGAAAGAGGGGTTGAGGGTGAGACTTTAGCCTGTGGAACTGGTGCCGTAGCAAGTGCGATTGCCTATAGAAAGCTCTTTAAAGAAATAGATTCGATAGGTATTAAAGTCATGGGTGGAGAGCTTAGGGTCTTGTTTGAAGAGGGGAATGTCTTTCTTTGTGGAAAAGCTCAGAAAATATTTTCAGGTGTTATCAACATAGAGTAAAGAGTCTAGCTTTGTAATAAGATTTGGAAAATAAGTTCTAGATATTATTCCGCCACAGATTAGGCCTGCAGTATTTGCTACAACATCAAGTAGTTCAAATGATCGGTATCCTGAAGCTAGTTGAAGAAATTCAATGGAAATACCCATAAGTACAAAAGTAATTAGAAGCTTAAAGTGATTCTTTTTCTCATGGGTTAGTGAGAAATAACCCATAAGTAAGAGATAGGCATTAAAGTGGAGTATCTTATCAAAATGCTCAAAAGGTGGTTTTCCAGGCTTTTCATACCTTAAAGAAAAGTAAAACATGGCGATAATATAAGTTATCCCGAGTCCTAGCCACAATATCTTCAAGTTTAGCTTTTTCATATTTAATCTTTTTGAGTTTTCAATAGAAAGATAATAGACTAGCTCTATGCAAAATAAAAGAATTCTAAAGCTATTTATACTTACCTTACTATTTTTGGTTCAGTCGAGCGCCTACTCAATGATTATTCTAAATTTAGGAATCATATATAAGAAGGCATTAGATGCTGGTGAGGGACATATCCTTGTTAGTGAAGTTCATGAAATAAAGCGATTGGAAAATGGAGAGAAGTTTTTAATCTCTATGAAAAATGGAGTGGGTGTCGAGTTTAAGGCATTCTTCGTTCAAAACTTGAATGACTTTGGTCCAAGTCCCTTAATAGCCCTGACTGGAAATATCTACAACTCTAGGGGGAATATTATTAAAAGTATTAATCAAAATGATTTTACAATTAAGCTTAACACTGAAAAGGAACTAGTCTTTGATGATAAAACTGGTCAAGAAGTTCTTATTCGAATTGCTCCATCACTAAATTAAATGAAAGAAAGAGTTGATAAAGTCTTAGTACAATTAAATCTTGTTTCTACTAGATCGCAGGCCGCTCAGTTAGTTAAAGAGGGAGTGGTTTTTTACCAGAATAAATTAGTAACGAAAGCTTCATTCTTAGTTTCACAAGATGACCTTGAAGTACGCAAAGAAGTTCTCTTTGTAGGAAGAGGTGCTCACAAAATTGAAGGAGCATTGATACAGTTTGGTGTGGATGTCGAAAATCTCTCCGTGGCCGATGTTGGAGCATGTACAGGTGGATTTACTGATTATGTACTTAAAAAAGGTGCGTCCAGTGTTGTTGCAATTGATGTAGGTCATGATCAGCTTGCTAAGTCACTTCGAGAGGACAAAAGAGTTACAAATTTAGAGGGAGTGAATATTAAGTTTCCTCTAGAGCTTGAGGAGCTTGTAGATCTTGCTGTTGTTGACTTGTCTTACATTTCTTTAAAGCTGACTCTTATTAATATTAAAAATCTTGTTAAGGATGATGGACTAATCATTGCTTTAGTGAAGCCCCAATTTGAAGTGGGCAAAGAGAATATTGGAAAAGGCGGAATTGTTAAAGATAATAAGGCCAGACTCGATTCATTAGAATCACTATACGATTGGTGTTTAGATAATGGTCTCTTTATTAAAGATGCGATTATCTCACCTATTAAAGGGAAAACTGGTAATACGGAATATTTTTTCTTCTTTGATAAAAAACTAACTAAGCATTATATAAATAAAGAAAAATTAAAATTAATTTAAATATAGGAAGATGATGAAAAATATTTGTGTATTTTGTGGTTCTAGCGCAGGAAAAGAAGCTCATTATGTAGAAATGGCCAAAGAGCTTGGAAATTCTTTAAGTTCAATGGATATGAACCTTGTGTATGGGGGAGCATCTATTGGTGTAATGGGAGCAATTGCCAATCAAATGCTTGAGAATAAATCTGAGGTCTGGGGAGTAATGCCACAATCTCTAGTAGACTGGGAAGTGGCCCATGATGGACTAACTAAGTTTGAAATTGTTGATTCGATGCATCGAAGAAAAGAGATTATGTATGAATGGTCAGATGCGTTTGTGGCTATTCCGGGAGGGTTTGGAACTCTGGATGAGTTGTGTGAAATACTGACTTGGGCACAGCTAAAATACCACAAAAAGCCTTGCTACCTGCTTAATTACAACAGTTTTTTTGATCACTTGATTGCTCACTTTAAGCTTATAAATAAAGAAGGTTTTCTATCGGATGACCATCTTAAACTTTTGACGGTTGTTTCAAGTATCTCTGAACTTGAGAAAGAGATGAAAAAGTAGTTTACGCTTTGCATACAAATTGCCAATAGTGATGTGATAATATATACTTTGCTCACTTATACATACGTAAATGATAATTTTGAGTCAGGAGATCTCATGACTAGGTTGGTAACTTTTGGTGTAGTTTTAATTGCACTAGTAATTGCTATTAGCTTCGATAAATATAAAAATGTGCCAGTTTCTAACGAGCAGTTTGATATTATAAAGAAAGAAGCTTCTCACAAGGCCCATCTTCAAGAACTAAAAGAGCTTGAAGAAAAAAGATTGGCACTGCTTAATCCTGTTAAAGAAGAAGAAGCTGCTGTTGAAGAAGGACCGCTTGTTGTACTTGATACACCACAGCTAGTTCACGGAAGTGAACTTTATAAGGCGTGTGTTGTTTGTCATGGAAAGAAAGGTGACGGAAAAAAATCACAGAATGCTCCTAAGATTGGTGGGCAGATGGCCTGGTATATTGAAAAACAACTAGTAGATATGAAAAGTGAAGCACGTGTTAATAAAGTGATGATGCCATATCTAAAGAAATTAGAAGGTAATGATTTTAAAGATCTTGCTGCTTATATTTCAAAATTACCTTGGTAATAACTTAGCTCCGAAAGGAGCTTTTTTTTTATCTAAACACGAGAGAAATTGTGCCTCTATATCGATTTAAAAACTACATTCCTATTATTGATAAAGATGTTTTCATAGCACCATCTTGTGACGTTATTGGGCAAGTTGAGTTAGGTAGAGGTTCTAGCCTCTGGTTTAGAACTGTTGTTAGAGGTGACGTTAATAAAATTACTATTGGTGAAGGAACTAATATTCAGGACCTTTGTATGCTTCATGTAGTTGAGCAACTGCCTTTGAATATTGGAAGTGGAGTGAGCGTTGGCCATAGTGTAACTTTGCATGCCTGTACGATTGAAGATAATTGTTTGATTGGAATGGGGGCAACTATTTTAGATGGAGCTGTAATTGGAAAGAACTCTCTCGTTGCTGCTGGCTCACTTGTTCCTCCTGGAAAAGTATTTCCTGCCGGAAGTTTTATAGTTGGAAGTCCTGCGGTAGTGAAAAGACAGTTAAGTGATAAAGAGCTAAAGCAGTATGGACAGCACTACCTTAGCTATAAGAAGTATTCTAACGAGTACTTAAACAATTCAGATTTTGAACAACTTTAGTAATCATTTTGCTGATACTTAAAGCGTAGCTTCTCAAGAAGCCTTCTTCCGTTGCCAAGGTCGTGAGGTACTCCTCTCATTTCCATTCTCATGTGAACATATTTATTAAGGCCAAAGTAAAACTCAATGTCAGAGATTAATTTTCCATAAAGAACTTGCTTAGCTCTAATGTAATTATCTTTTGTTTCAATTACATTTAAAGACTTATCTTTTAGAACAATGGCCATAACCTTCTCATAAGATTTAGCCTTCGGTTCGATATATTTGATGGGCTCAATATATTGTTTTTCAGGAGAGTTTTCTTTAAAAGAAACCACACAGTTTCCTTTTGTACATGGCTTTAGGGCAAACCCACTAATTTTTCCAAGTTTTTGAACACTAAGTCCTAGGCCTTTAGGCTCGCTTGTATCCATGCATGAAGTTAGAGTGAGTAGTGAGATTATAACAAAAAAATATTTCATTTTATTCCTCTTTCTTTTGAGCAAGAACGTAGGGTTGAATAATAATAAATTCGAAGGACATGCTATCGTCTTCTGCAAAATCTAAAACCATTTGTTCATCGGGTCTCATTAATTGCTGGGAGGTTAGCCAATCTTTAACTTTAGCAACTTCATCATTGGCAATAGAAATACCAACTTCAATTAGGTCAAGTTCTTTGTCTACTATTAGAAGAGCTTCTCTTTCATGATGCTCTTCAAGGATTTTCCACGAGGCAGCTTCTTTTTCAGAAGATAGTTTTTCTTTTAAGTTTTCCATGTAGTAAGAATACTTAAGTACTGGATTTATGTAAAGCTTGAGGCAATTTTCTCTTCTTGTTCGATCAGAGAGTGTTTTAATTTTTCGGCCATTAGAGGGTATTGGTTCTTATCAGTATTCTCCTCAACGGAGATAGTCTCGCCGTATTGAATAATAATTTTGCTAAATGGCCTTGGTATTCTGAATTTGTCCCATGCACTATTAATCGACCAAAATGAAGTAGGGACTATGCACACAGGGATGATAGGGGTTTGAGATTTCTTGGCAATTTCAAAAACTCCCAGTTTTACATCAAAGATGGGACCTCTTGGTCCATCGACTGTAATTGCGAGTGGCAGGCCGTCTTTAACCTTTTGTATTGCCTCTATAAGTGACTTAATAGCTCCTCTCGAAGAGCTTCCTCTGACAGGAGTATGCCCAAATGAGTGACATATATTGGAGACGTATTCTCCGTCTTTTGAATGACTAACGATCATGGCGAATTTGTTCTGAGTGTGACCAAGTAAGAGAGAGAGTATATTTTGATGCCAGGATGCAAGAATAAAAGAATTATATTCGGACTTATTTCTCGATAGGCCTATAGCGTCACTATTTCTATATTCAAACCTGTACGTAAGCCTTAGAACTTGTAAAATAAGGTAAATGAATTTAGTTAGTAGTTTTTCCATGTTGTTTTATATTAAAAGAACTGAATCCTTTAGACAATTGTCAGTTCTTTGTAAACTTTGGCAATTTTAGTTGTATCAGATCTATTACTATTCTAAGCTTTAGTGGATTAAAAAGGAGATCAAAATGAAAACTATCATAAAAACACTGGCCTTATCTTTATTTGTTTCAACATCATTTGCCGCAACATCATTATCAGTAGACTCTTCAAAGTCTAAAGTTGAATGGTTTGCAACAAAGGTGACAGGAGCTCATAACGGTAAAGTTGAAATTAAAAGCGGAAATTTAATTATGAATGGTAATTCTCTTGAGGGAGGAGAGTTTGTAATTGATATGACTAAAATCACTTGTGATGATATCGAATCGAAAGAGTATAATACAAAGTTTGTAAATCACCTTCACTCTGATGATTTCTTTTCAACAAGCAAATTTAAAACAGCAAAATTAGTTATTACTAATTCAAGACTTGGAAAAGGTGGACACTATGATGTTTTTGCTGATTTAACTATTAAAGGAATTAAAAAGCCTGTGATCTTTAGAGCAAATGTTTCTAAGGATGGAAAGGTCGTAACTGCTGATGCTGAGATTAAATTTAATAGAACTCATTATGATATCAAATATAAGTCAGGAAGTTTCTTTCAAGGACTTGGAGATAAGTTGATTCACGATGATGTTAAGCTTAAAGTAAAACTTACAACAAAGTAATCTATCCTGTGGCCTTTTTAACTAAGGCCACTTTTTTATTATGCTAATAAATCTTTTTCTATTTCAACTAAAGCGCTATCGCGGTTAAGCCCGAGATTCTCGTAGTATAAAATACCAACATCTTTTACATTTTCTGACTTAGATTTGAGTGCTTCAAAGTAGTCAACTTCAAGCTTTGTTCTTATTTTTTCTTTATTTCTAACTGGACGGTAGAGGATGAATACAAGTGCCATTACTATGACCATACTTATCGCTATCGCTTTAATTCCCATTTTGTAACTCCTTTACATACCTATCTACCTTAAATTTATAGATTTTGTCACTCTGTAATAAGTTCCAATGAGCTTAACTAATTGATATTTTTAAGATAATTAAGTGAAATGATTGAAAAAGCAAAAGATTTATATGCACAATTAATACATGCTCAAGAGCTTGTTGATAATTCAACTCGCAGAAAAGTGTTAATAGATTCTATGCGAGAGCTTGAAGCTTCTGGTGTTAATTGCCAATCATGTACAGGTTGTTGCTGTACGTTTATTTCTAACTCAATGCAAACTGATGGTGTGCAAACGCTTGAGCTCTACATATACTTACATGATAAAGAGATGTGGAATGATTCTCTCATATCTAGACTAAATGAAGTTATCAAAAATAATAGACTCGATTATGAAATATCCACAGGTCAGGGTAGTTCTTTTCGAAGAACTTATACGTGCCCTTTTTATAATAGTGGCCCTAAGGGCTGTTCAATCTCACCTGAGTCTAAACCTTTTGGATGTTTAGCATTTAATGCATTAGGAAAGGGTGTTAGTGCCGGAGAAAACTGCACTTCAAATATTGAAGTCTTAAAGCAGCGAGAAGATATATTTGAAAATAACGAACAAAGAGCAAATGTATATTTAAAGTCTATTCTCTCTTTGGATTGGGATAAACTTCCAATGCCGGTAGCACTGCTCAGACTTCACGAATCGATAGGAAAAATACTATGAAACTTATGTTGCTTTTTCTTTTAAATATATCCGTATTTGCACAATCGGCTCACTTTGAGAAAATTGTCTGTGATAGTTTTAATCAAAGTATTACAAAAGAGTTTTATCACAATAGTTTTAGTGAGGACTTTATAGCGGGGTTTCCGTTTTCTAAATATACTTCATTTTTTAATAAACAATTGGATAGCTACGGTAAATGTGTTTCGGTTTCAAGTAAAAAGAATGAGGATGATTCATTACAAGTCAGTGTTAAGACAAAGAACTTCTATAATAAATTCACTCTGCACTACGACTCAGAAAAAAAAATAAGTGGTCTATGGACTAGTGGGCTAGAAAGTCTTTCTGGAAATATTGAAAGAGAGTCAAAATATCTATGTAGTATTTTAAAGAAAGATTCTAAGCTCGATTACGAAAAACATTTTGATAAATCTTTTATCGAAGAGATATCTCTAGAAAAGTTTCAGTCTGTTGTTGATTATATTGTAACAAGCTATGGTAGCTGCAATGGACTTGAGATAAATTTGTTAGATAGTCATTCGGCCCAGTTAATAACGAATCATTCAAAGAAGCTAAAATTTAGTATTTCAACTTCAAGCGACTCAGGACTTATAGTGGGACTTTTGTTTAAGGGGGAAATTGCTCCACCTATTGAGTTAAATACGAAAGAAGAGCTAAAGAGTATTTTAGAGAAATCTGATGGAATAAATGCAATGCTTTTTAAAAAGCTGGGTAAGAGTTCTATTTTTTCTTTTAATGAAGATATTCAACTTCCATTAGGCTCTACTTTTAAGCTCTATATACTATTGGCCTTAAGTGAGAAGATTAAAAATACTAGTGCAAGCTGGGACGATGAACTTGAAATTAAAGATGAGTTCAAATCTTTACCATCAGGTGATATGCAAAATATACCAAGTGGTCAAAAGAGAACACTTTATCAGTTTGCAAGAAAAATGATAGAAATATCAGATAATACTGCTACTGATCACTTGTTAGCATATCTTGGAAAATTGGAAGTGGAGAAGTTACTTCGTCGCCTAAATATTTCTAATCCAAAGAATTTTCCTTTTCTCTCGACGATGGAAATGTTCAGAACTCGGGCATTTCTTTCTAAAGTGGATGTTGCAAACTACTCTAAAAGTTCTCGCTCAGAGAGATTAAAAATTCTCGAAGGACTGAAGTCTAAGAGTCATGAAGAGTTAATTAAAGGAATTACAAAATGGGGAGATACACCACTTTATACAAATGAGATAGAATGGTTCTCCTCGGCAGAAGAGATTTGTACTTTATATAAATCTTTAAAAGAACAGAATAGTTCTGAAATAGAGAAGATACTTTCTTATAATACACCTTTTATTGATAAGAATAAGGTTGAGTATGCAGGTTATAAAGGGGGTTCTGAGCCTGGCGTTATATATATGGCGTACTTAATAGAAAGAAATAAAGAGTGGGAGTGTTTTATCGCATCTAGAAATAACACAGAAAAAGCGATTGATCAGGCTTCCTTCTTTTCTTTAGTTGAAGGAAGCTTAAAGTTACTTTTGTCTAATTGAAAATGATTTCTCTTATGCCAATAAGCATCCCAAATTGCCTGTTTACTATAACGTTCATTTGAGAAATTTCTTCTTGTGCTTCAGAAAATAACATCCAATTTCCTGTATAATCTTTCTCAAGTTTAATATGAAGAGAGTTTCTTCTTCCTGTCGCTCCATTGATTAAGTACTGAACTTCTAATTTAGCTCCATTTTGTACTGAAAATTCTTTTGCATACAGCTTAATGGCCTCAAGACCTTGTCGTCTTTCAAGAACCAAACCACCTTCAAGAACTTTTGAAACTTCAAAGCTTTCTCTTTCAATCAAATTAGAACCACTATAGGTATCTTTGTGAAATTTTTTAATTACTAGGTCTTGGTCAACATCTATTAGAAATTCATTTGTTTCTGAATCATAGTTATTATAAACGTCTAATATTTTAATTTCTTTTGCGAAGGCACTGATATTAAATATTAGTGCTAGCATTAATAGTAGCTTCATTTTCTCTCCCTAAAAATTATGTGAAAAATAGTACCCAAGGGAAACTGGATTGGCAATGAAACAGAGCTGAGTAACTATCTGAAACTAGGCTGCTTGTGCTTTGGCCTTTGGAAGAATAATTGTAAAGCATGTATTGTTAAAAGAATCATTTAAATAAAATTCTCCATTATGCTCTTTAACAAATCGGTTTACTAATGAGAGACCTAGGCCTGTACCTTTTCCAATTGGCTTTGTTGTAAAGAATGATTGTGTTAATTTCTCTCTATTTTCTGGCGCAATACCAGGACCAGAGTCAATAACGTGTATTTTTACATGCTCATAATCTTCTACAAAATCTATCTTTATCCAATTCTCTTTTACTGTAGATTCCTTGATCGCATCTTTAGCATTATTAATAAGATTTAATAAGACTTGAGAGATTTGAGTTTCATTACAAAAAATTTCGATTTGATTTTTTGGTAGCTCATAGATTAATTTAATTTGCATACTTCTCATGGCTTCTTCACAGAACTCGAGAGTATTACTTACAATTGTTGATAAGTTTGTATTATAAAATCCGTTATCTCTAGATTTTTGAGATAAGTGATGAAGTCCCTTAATGATTTTTTCAATTCTCTTAGATGCCTTATCAATTGAATCAAGAGATTTTTGAAACTTTTGAGGATTTTCCATAATTCTAGGAATTATTTTTGTTTGACCTGAAATGATAGAGAGTGGGTTTGCTATTTCATGAGCAATTCCCGCTGAAATTTCTCCGACTGCCGCCAGTTGTGCGGAAAATGAAGCTCTTTCTTTTTCGGCCGCAAGCTCTTTTTCTATTTCTTTCTCTTCAGTGATATCGTAACGAAGAGCAGTGAATCCTGTTATATTTTTATGAATATCCAATTTAGGGAAGATAAAGGTTTCGACCCAGTAGAGCTTACCATCTTTTGCCTTATTACAAAATTGTCCTGTCCAAATCTCTCCCTTTAGGATCTTTTTCCATAGCTCATGATAAAATGATTTAGGATGAAGTCCTGAAGAGATTAAACGGTGAGTTTTTCCTATGATTTCTTCTCTCGAATATTTGGATATTTCACAGAACTTATCATTTACATGAGTAATGACACCGCTCTTGTCGGTATGGGCCACAATGAAAAAATTCTCAAGAGATTGCTTATATTTAAAAAACTCATTGGAAATACTTCTTTTTGAGCTTACGATTGAAACTTCTTTTGTTACATCTTTGAACGTACCAAAAACAGCAGTTAATTTATTATCTGTGAATAGAGGTTTTCCATAAGATTCAACGTATTTTACATTTCCATTATTATCAATAATTCTAAGGATAGCTCTAAATTCTTCAAGGTTTTGAACTAGATTATTGAATAATTCGGTTATTTTACTTCTATCTTCCGGATGGTAGTGATTTATTGCTGAGTCAACATCCATTTTCTCGCCAATTTCAATTCCATGTATTCTATAAGTTTGAGGGGACCAAAAAAGCTCATTGGTTACTAGATCAACTTGCCAGCATCCAGTATTTGTTGTTTTTTCTAGTTCTTCATAAAGGTAGAGCATTTTGTTACCAATTAAGGGTTATATTAGTAAATCGACAAAATATTGGTATGAGTTTAGTGAAAAAAATAAATTAAGGTTACCTTTTAGTAACTCTTAATATTTGGGGTTTAAGTGTCCGAGTAAATGAAACAGTGTTAAATATTCTTAATCTCAACTGAGCAATGACCAAAGCTTTGAAACCTGTTGTTTTTGAGCTTTACATCGCATGGATTGCATTGACCGAAGTAATTACAGACTGAAAAGTCGTTTTTAATTTGAAATCTATCCGAGAGTATATCACCAATTGGAGACTTCTTATTGTAAAGATCATGATGACATCTGAAGACATATCCTTCTGGAGAAATAAGAAGCTCAGAAGTTTTACAACTTACTGTCTGTAAATTATTTTCA contains these protein-coding regions:
- a CDS encoding serine hydrolase, which encodes MKLMLLFLLNISVFAQSAHFEKIVCDSFNQSITKEFYHNSFSEDFIAGFPFSKYTSFFNKQLDSYGKCVSVSSKKNEDDSLQVSVKTKNFYNKFTLHYDSEKKISGLWTSGLESLSGNIERESKYLCSILKKDSKLDYEKHFDKSFIEEISLEKFQSVVDYIVTSYGSCNGLEINLLDSHSAQLITNHSKKLKFSISTSSDSGLIVGLLFKGEIAPPIELNTKEELKSILEKSDGINAMLFKKLGKSSIFSFNEDIQLPLGSTFKLYILLALSEKIKNTSASWDDELEIKDEFKSLPSGDMQNIPSGQKRTLYQFARKMIEISDNTATDHLLAYLGKLEVEKLLRRLNISNPKNFPFLSTMEMFRTRAFLSKVDVANYSKSSRSERLKILEGLKSKSHEELIKGITKWGDTPLYTNEIEWFSSAEEICTLYKSLKEQNSSEIEKILSYNTPFIDKNKVEYAGYKGGSEPGVIYMAYLIERNKEWECFIASRNNTEKAIDQASFFSLVEGSLKLLLSN
- a CDS encoding PAS domain S-box protein, with protein sequence MLYLYEELEKTTNTGCWQVDLVTNELFWSPQTYRIHGIEIGEKMDVDSAINHYHPEDRSKITELFNNLVQNLEEFRAILRIIDNNGNVKYVESYGKPLFTDNKLTAVFGTFKDVTKEVSIVSSKRSISNEFFKYKQSLENFFIVAHTDKSGVITHVNDKFCEISKYSREEIIGKTHRLISSGLHPKSFYHELWKKILKGEIWTGQFCNKAKDGKLYWVETFIFPKLDIHKNITGFTALRYDITEEKEIEKELAAEKERASFSAQLAAVGEISAGIAHEIANPLSIISGQTKIIPRIMENPQKFQKSLDSIDKASKRIEKIIKGLHHLSQKSRDNGFYNTNLSTIVSNTLEFCEEAMRSMQIKLIYELPKNQIEIFCNETQISQVLLNLINNAKDAIKESTVKENWIKIDFVEDYEHVKIHVIDSGPGIAPENREKLTQSFFTTKPIGKGTGLGLSLVNRFVKEHNGEFYLNDSFNNTCFTIILPKAKAQAA